One part of the Solanum dulcamara chromosome 3, daSolDulc1.2, whole genome shotgun sequence genome encodes these proteins:
- the LOC129882475 gene encoding uncharacterized protein LOC129882475, producing the protein MCILCSIQKWSRGVATMLPWLVIPLIGLWALSQLFPPAFRFEITSPRLACVIVLVVTLGWYEVLMPKLSAWRSRRNATLRERKRFEAIEMQKLRKTATRRCRNCLTPYRDQNPGGGKFMCSYCGHISKRPILDLPVPPGLGLSNSGILRDLVGKGGKMLNGKAWSDNRWMCGQDWLENGNWVGGSFVSKSDSWSKTGGGFLGVEHCLAEKSYSRVFAFACRALTAFFLSIMWLCRKVFRISSSRSDASMDAERRAMMDKRGENGGNCQESRGEKARRKAEEKRLARLEKELAEEEERKQREEVARLVEERRRLRDEKMEAEKERGKGSPSAKVRDSKREAEKKRQEKKKEKDRGSSKSNSDAEELDRRQGKENVRNRQSDGDRRHQHKNGPESIKTHNAEVIHGFKGGSSSSHNHGNVGTRYLDRMRGTFLSSSRAFTGGGFFGKSNATNIPREQKSNTTIDPVHNASRRELSQSDRIPGKLNPTGDDRGMNRPVLIEPQPFAAPKKSWQQLFTRSSTVSPPSSNVISRPSVKPQAEILSPSCQTPAAQSFDNPISFGLPSPFTLASFPSGPTSCSTTIPSSPRAIHPRIGDGTGQLLAEELENFEDPCYVPDPVSLLGPVCESLDDFQLEVDLGFVSDTGLDSPCMVKNVNASSEVTRPSPIESPISRMRVPEERHAGSFLFPNTPNAQDMRTVPMNVSNSENDVGTWQMWNSSLLGQDGLSLIGSSTNWRLSTDLNTSNVPPIPPRTMASLFKNDEQLHSICHPPHTVYTGSCQSGGTQNIVLPVSAESRFPKAPFGTYAGGESQFSLKAEDAAQSEMTYGSPNATATNHPFASSPPNWAKKEWTSQRPDEAFGNSPMASASVGGLYSTPNVQSFWSFE; encoded by the exons ATGTGTATACTGTGTTCGATCCAGAAGTGGTCGCGGGGAGTTGCAACCATGTTACCCTGGTTAGTGATTCCCTTGATTGGGTTATGGGCTTTATCACAGTTATTTCCACCAGCATTTCGGTTTGAAATCACATCACCAAGGCTTGCATGTGTGATTGTACTTGTGGTTACTCTTGGATGGTATGAGGTTTTGATGCCTAAGTTGTCGGCTTGGCGGTCAAGAAGAAACGCTACTCTTAGAGAAAGGAAGAGGTTTGAAGCTATTGAAATGCAGAAATTAAGGAAAACAGCAACACGGAGGTGTAGAAATTGTTTGACCCCATATAGGGATCAGAATCCTGGTGGTGGCAAGTTCATGTGTTCATATTGTGGGCATATTTCTAAGAGACCCATTTTAGACTTGCCTGTGCCGCCAGGGTTGGGGCTTTCGAATTCAGGGATTTTGAGAGATTTGGTTGGGAAAGGTGGGAAGATGTTAAATGGAAAGGCTTGGTCAGATAAcaggtggatgtgtgggcaggATTGGTTAGAGAATGGGAATTGGGTTGGGGGGTCTTTTGTTAGCAAGTCAGATTCTTGGAGCAAGACTGGCGGTGGATTCCTTGGGGTGGAGCACTGTTTAGCTGAGAAGTCATATTCTCGTGTTTTTGCTTTTGCCTGCAGGGCACTGACTGCTTTTTTCTTAAGTATCATGTGGCTATGTAGAAAGGTTTTTAGGATAAGTTCCTCTAGAAGTGATGCGTCAATGGATGCAGAACGGAGAGCAATGATGGATAAAAGAGGTGAGAATGGAGGAAATTGTCAGGAGAGTAGAGGTGAGAAAGCCAGGAGAAAAGCTGAGGAAAAAAGGCTGGCTAGGTTGGAGAAAGAGCTAGCAGAGGAGGAGGAGCGAAAGCAAAGAGAGGAGGTTGCTAGACTGGTGGAAGAACGTAGGAGATTGCGTGATGAAAAGATGGAGGCGGAGAAAGAGCGGGGGAAGGGGTCTCCCTCTGCTAAAGTACGGGATAGTAAAAGGGAAGCCGAAAAGAAGAGGcaggagaagaagaaagaaaaggacAGGGGATCTAGCAAAAGTAACTCAGATGCAGAAGAGCTGGATAGAAGACAAGGCAAGGAGAATGTGCGAAATAGACAGAGTGATGGTGATAGAAGGCACCAACACAAAAACGGGCCTGAAAGTATTAAGACACATAATGCAGAAGTTATACATGGTTTTAAGGGTGGTTCTTCTAGCAGTCATAACCATGGAAATGTCGGTACTAGGTACTTGGATCGTATGAGGGGTACTTTCTTATCATCTTCTAGAGCATTTACTGGAGGTGGTTTTTTTGGCAAGAGTAATGCTACTAATATTCCAAGAGAACAGAAATCTAATACTACTATAGATCCTGTTCATAATGCCTCTAGGAGGGAACTATCTCAGTCAGATCGCATACCTGGAAAGCTGAATCCTACTGGAGATGACAGGGGTATGAATCGGCCT GTGCTTATTGAACCTCAACCATTTGCAGCTCCTAAAAAGTCTTGGCAACAACTATTCACTCGATCATCTACTGTTTCTCCCCCCTCTTCAAATGTAATCAGCAGACCAAGTGTTAAGCCTCAAGCAGAAATTCTGAGTCCTTCCTGCCAGACTCCAGCTGCACAATCTTTTGACAACCCCATTAGCTTTGGTCTCCCATCGCCTTTCACTTTAGCTTCTTTTCCTTCTGGACCCACAAGTTGTAGTACAACTATTCCGTCGTCCCCTCGAGCAATACATCCTCGAATTGGAGATGGGACAGGCCAGCTATTGGCAGAAGAGTTGGAGAATTTTGAAGATCCTTGTTATGTTCCAGACCCTGTGTCATTGCTTGGACCAGTTTGTGAGTCCCTTGATGACTTTCAACTGGAGGTGGACCTTGGCTTTGTGTCAGATACAGGACTGGATAGCCCATGTATGGTAAAAAATGTGAATGCATCTTCCGAAGTGACCAGGCCTTCACCAATTGAGTCTCCAATATCACGAATGCGTGTTCCAGAGGAAAGGCATGCTGGGTCTTTTCTTTTCCCCAACACTCCTAATGCTCAGGACATGCGCACTGTGccaatgaatgtttcaaatagTGAAAATGATGTAGGAACGTGGCAGATGTGGAACAGCTCTCTGCTTGGTCAAGATGGTCTAAGTTTGATAGGTTCTTCAACCAACTGGCGTTTGAGTACAGATCTTAATACATCAAACGTGCCTCCTATACCTCCAAGGACAATGGCTTCACTGTTCAAGAATGATGAACAACTCCACTCCATCTGTCATCCTCCCCACACAGTTTATACGGGAAGTTGCCAGAGTGGTGGGACACAGAATATTGTTTTGCCTGTTAGTGCTGAAAGTAGGTTTCCAAAAGCTCCTTTTGGTACATATGCAGGGGGTGAAAGTCAATTTTCTCTTAAGGCTGAAGATGCTGCTCAAAGTGAAATGACGTATGGGAGTCCTAATGCTACTGCTACTAATCATCCATTTGCATCGTCTCCGCCTAATTGGGCCAA